In Deinococcus aerolatus, the sequence AAAAGCTAAATCACTTCGCCCCGGTCAGCGGCTACGCTGACCCATTCACTGGCCCTGGCCTGATCCACCGTTGGCGTAAAGAGTGCGAGGCACGTGGCGAGGCTGCGTTCATCGTCAACGGGCAGGAGACAGTCTTCAAAAAGCTGAGCCTTCATGGCCTGAGCTCCCGTGAAGCAGTTCCACTCAGAGCAGTACACTGGAAATGCTCAATTTTGGCGGCCTACAGCATATGAATTCAAAGCCATTCACGATCCTGCCCCTGAAAACCAGTCTTCTGGCCAACCTCGCCACACTGGGCTACCACCAGATGACAACCATCCAGGAGAAGAGCCTGCCGCACGTCCTGAAGGGGCGTGACCTGATCGCGCAGGCCAAGACTGGCAGTGGTAAAACGGCCGCCTTTGGCCTCGGCATCCTGAGCAAGCTCGATCCGGCGTCGTTCGCCATCCAGGGGCTGGTGCTGTGCCCCACGCGCGAACTGGCCGACCAGGTGGCCGGCGAGCTCCGTCGTCTGGCACGCGCAGAAGGGAACATCAAAGTGCTCGCCCTGACCGGCGGCACGCCACTGCGCCCTCAGGTGGCCTCGCTTGAGCACGGCGCCCATATCGTGGTCGGCACGCCTGGCCGCCTCCGCGATCATCTTGGCCGCGGCACCATCGACCTCGCCCACGTTCACACGCTGGTGCTCGACGAAGCGGACCGCATGACAGACATGGGCTTCTACGACGAGATCGCAGGCATTGTCCGTGCCTGTCCCAGGCAGCGCCAGACCCTGCTGTTCTCTGCCACCTACCCAGATGACATCCGCCAAGCCACCAGAAGCTTCCTGAACAATCCAGCCGAAGTGATTGTGGAAGCGCAGCATGCGGGCGACCAAATCGAGCAGCGCTTCTACGCAGTGGAATTCGACGAGCGGGACGCTGCTGTCGGACGCCTGCTCAGGTATTTCAGGCCCGCCTCGGCGCTGGTCTTTTGTAACACCAGGGCCCATTGCCGGGAGCTGGCCGAGGAACTGCATGCCCAGGGCTTTTCGGCCCTGGCTCTGCATGGTGATCTGGAACAGCGCGAACGCGACGAGATTCTGGTGTTGTTCGCCAACCGCAGCTGCTCGGTGCTGGTTGCCACTGATGTGGCCGCGCGCGGCCTGGACATCGCCGATCTTGACGCCGTGATCATTGCGGACGTGTCCAGGGATACGGAAGTCCACATCCACCGTGTGGGCCGCACTGGCCGTGCGGGCGCGACTGGCTTGGCCCTGACCCTGTGCGCACCCAACGAGAAAAAGTGGGTCGGACTGATAGAGGAGTATCAGAACGCGCCAATCCACTGGCACGCGCTTGACGACCTTGCCCCCGACAGCGCCGGGGCGGCGACTGCGCCTATGGTGACGCTGTGCATTATGGGCGGAAAGAAGGACAAGCTCCGTCCCGGCGACGTGCTGGGCGCCCTCACAGGTGATCTGGGCCTGAGCAAGGAACAGGTCGGGAAGATCAACGTGACTGAATCCACGACCTATGTCGCGGTCGACCGGCACGCGGTGGACCAGGCGTTCAGGCGCCTGAACGACAGGAACATGCCGGGGCGCGACGTTGGTACCATCAAGGGCCGCCGCTTCCGGATGCGTCTCATCAAGGTCTGAACCGTCAATACCCAGGGTGTTCCAGTCTGTGTCGACGGACAGGGAATCAGCGGAAGTCAGGCCGGACAAAAGCACACCTTCAGCGTTTCTCCCGGAGTGTTGGCCTGATTGGAACCCATCATGCGGCACGTGGCGCAGTCCAGAGGGACACGACTCTTTATCGCCCAGGTGGGTGGCGAAGACGCTGCAAATCGCGTGAAAGTCTTCCAGGTCCAGTTGCCCATTCACTTGAGCCTGTGCATCGCGCTGCGCCACTTGTCATGTTGCGTGGTCATCGCGGCGTTGCACAGTGCGTGGTGTTCTTTGGAGGTACGCGCCTTCCTGATGAATTCGTCGGCGATGCAGCCGCCCGAACAGTGCGAGAAGTCCGTGTCGACCTTGTTGACTTCCAGGTCCGCCTCGTAGAGGTGCTTCACGGTCGGCTCGTCCCTGACGTGCAGGCGGGCTTGCCAAAGCGCCTGGCGGCGTACCTCGATGATCGGGGACGCCGCGGGTCTAAGGCGAAGTTGCGCGTCGACTTCCTTGCTGCGCTTGCGAATGGTCTCCCAGCGGGCGCTCAGGTCGTTATGTAACTTCTGGTGCTTGTCGAGCAGCACGACTGCATCCTTGAGTGTCTGGGGCAACTTGAGGTTCGGGAGTGTGAAGTCCTGCCCGCGCGAAAGATCGAAGGTCAACGAGAGGGACAACTGGGCCGAAGCGTTCTGATAGTCGAAGTCCTGCATCCACGCAAAAGATCCAAGCGTGGAAAGTCCCAGCACTCTCTCCGTAAGGCACGAACAAGGCACGCCAGCCTCCTTGCATCAGGCATATAAAGAAAAAACCCCCTCTAGGGGGGAGTTTCTGTGGTGTGCCCGAAGGGATTCGAACCCCTGGCCTTCTGATCCGTAGGTGGAAGCTCGGTGATGTCCCTGGTGTCCGTTGATGCTCCCAGAAGCCTAGAATTCCGTGTTTAAGCCACTTTCCAATCCTACTTCCTATCCCTTAACCGCCTTCTGACGCCTCTGGCGCCTGCCCATATAAGGCACGCGCAAGGCACGGTGTGGAGTTGCACCTGCGCCCAGATCCGCGTCGAAAAGAGCGAGGCGAACTTGTTCAAGATCCAAGTGAACCACTTCGGAAGGGGTGCCATGCTCAAGTCTGATAGGGGAGTAGCCTGCTACTCCCCTGTGGATGGCCAAAGTCCAGCTCAGGGGGTGAGTCCAAAGGTGGCGAGCCAGGCCAGGTCGTCCGGGCGATCCACCCGGTACACGCCACTCGTTCCGGCGCAGGTGGGATTGATTGCGAAGGAAGTAACCCCACCCACCACGTTACTGTCGCCGATGAAATTCGGACCGCCCGAGTCGCCGAAGCACGTGCCGCCGGTGTTCGAATTGTTCGAGAGGGTCATGTACACGGGGTTAAGGCGGATCAGTTTGGGTTGGGCGACCATGCGCTGCCGGATGGCGACGTCCTTCCACGCGGCCGGGTCCGGGTAGGCTTCCTGCAGGCCGTACCCAACGGTGGTGAAGGTCACACGGTTTTTGCCCAAGTTGGTGGCAAGGGTGTCCAAAATATTCAGTTGAGGCAGTTTGCCGTACTGGTTCCCAGGGGTCGCATACGCCGAATCCAACACCACCATGCCCAGGTCGTTCAGGTAAAAGGGGCCACTGTAGAAGTCGGGATGCGTGTAGGCCTTGCCGCTGGCCTGACCCACGCAGGGGTAACCGCTGTCAGCCAGCGCGTCGGTGCGAACGATGTTGCAGGCTTCGGCCGGTGTCTTGCCAGCCAGAATGGCCGCCCTGTAGCCCGCATCCACCGGGATGGGGCCAGCATCGAACCAGATTTCCACATGCTCGGCACCATCGGTGCAGTGGCCGGCGGTCAGGTAGTGGGTGGAGTCGATCAGAGTGCCGCTGCACCTGAATAACGGTGCACCGTTCTTGTCCTGAGCGATCATCAGACCCACGTAGGGATGGCCTTGGCCGTCGAGGTCTCCGCCCTTGGTGATCTGCGGATCAAGGAGGACGTCTCTGGTTACTGGAGGTGAACTGCTACAGGCAGACAGAGCAAGCAGGCCAACCAGCACTGTAAACACTTGCCATCTCCTCATAATCTCTCCCTGGCCGACGTGTTAAGAACGGGATGAATCCGAACAAGCCCGGTCGTGTCGCTACTGTCGTACCGGTGCGGTGATGTGAAATTTTCGGCCTTGTCCCCATCTTGAACCGTCGGCCGGAATTTTCGTGAGAATCCCATGTTCTTTTTTTGGATTCTGCTTTATGAATAGAGCCCCACGCCAGTTGGGAAGTCTGGTGGTGTCTTGCCTAACCTACCCTAACCCGGACAGGCTACCGGGATCGGCTCAGGCGAGCCTCAGGCTTTACTTCATACCGCCCAGTTCTTGGGGAGAACACTACCTTTTCGTTATAATTCTGATCGGACCCTATAGGACTGGAACACACCTGTTTTGTGAGCTTGAAGGAACTACGATGCGTTCTCTGCTATGATTACGTCGCCACTGTACGTGACATGGAAAGTCACCTGCTCGCTGATTTTCGCAACCTCTGTAAGCCACGCCATGCCTTTTGTAGCCCATTCCTCAGCATGTTCACGTGATTGCCAAGTACCGACAACCATTCTGGAGTCATGCCCTGTTTGTACAATAGCAAACTCAATCAGGCCGGCCTGCTGACGGACCAATGCCATCAAGCTTGCGTCAGTCTCTTTCGATACTGTCTCCAGCGTTCCAGGTGCGTACTCAACATACGAGACACGGACATGTTGGTCGATTGCCTTCATATGAACCTCTCCTTGACCCCGAGAATGACTGGCCTTGATTAACCTCGAGCTTCAGAACTTCGTGCCTGCACAGGCGCCTTGTGCGCCCGTCGCCGCGAAGAAGCCCTCCTCCACCAAAAACCCGCAGCAGATCTACGCCTCTGTGTCGATATACAGTCAACCGCTATCACTGCCCCGCCCTCCAAGGACCCTCGGCACCACACACCCAGAGTCGTCCGGCCGGACCAGCCACCGCACATCGGTCACCCATCTCCCAGCCTCCGCGGTATCCCACGGACCCACATGGAACACTTCCTGCTGTAGAAACTCCCCTGCCCCCCGCTGCACCCGTACCCCCGACCGCTGAAGGTGCTCGAACAGCATCGTCATCACATGCCAGATGTGCTCATACGGCCCCGTATGCTTCACCCCGTACCAGAAACCTGAAGGCGTCGTGCCCACCAGAACTTCTCCCTCAGCCGGGACAGGGTCAGTCAGCTCGAAACCCGCGTACACTTCTACACCTTTATGCACGCCCCGCATGTCCTGGATCGGTAGGCTGAACACCATAGGTGAGCCGGCCGGTGTCACACCACGCCGCGTCAGGAAAGCGCGTACCGTCCTGAAGGCCTGTTCCCGATCCTTCTCGAACCCCTTCATCTGGGTCACGTAGTGCACGCACGCCCAAGACCGCGACGACCGCTCCTCGGCAATCACTTCGTATTGCTGTCCGGACCACGGGTAGGCCCTCACGCGCTTCAGTGACTCCAGACCTTGCTGCCGGTCTCTGATCTCCTGCTCAAGTTGCGCGATCTTCCAGTCGATCAACGCCCCCTGATGCTCCAGCGTAGGATCTCGCATAAAGTCCCGGAGCATTTCTACCGTGAGGTCAAGCACGTGCAATTGAGCCAGAAAATGCATCTGCTTACGCTGAGCTTCGGTGTACGACCGATATCCCGTGTCCGAATCTACAAACGCCGGCTTGAGCACCCCCACCTCGTCGTAATACCGCAGTGTTTTGACCGGGAATCCTGTAAATTTCGCGAACTGCCCAATGGTGTAGAGCGCCCGTTCACGTGGATCGCTGACCATGGAAGCCTCCCGAAGGCTGTGACGTGCCTACACCGGCTGAGGTGCGGAGACATCTATGCGGGACGCCAGGGAATGTAGCCATAGTGCTGCCTTGTGTCGCAGGGAAGCCTGTCGTGTCGGGACAGGCCGTGCGCGCGTGGGTGTGTATTGACACTCCGCCGCCACCCGGGCACTCACGCGCTGAACTTCGAACAGGAAGCGGGCCTGGTTGGGATCCATAAGGGTTCCTCCTGCCTTCCACGGTAGACCCTACACCTACTGGAGAGTCAAGCAGGCGCACGCGCACCGCGCGTGACGCTGTGTCAACCAATGAGCCCCTTGCCAGAGGCTGGGGGAGACGCCGCTCCAAACCGGTCTGTCCGGCTGTTGGATAAGGTGGAGGGCTTCTCGCTTAAATTCGTTACCAGAAGATTCTGCGGGGAGTCAAGGTTGTGCCTCCCATGATCGACGCTTAACTCCACCTGTACAAAATTGACTGAACCCCAACATCGGTCTTACCCAGTTTCCAGTTCGTGCGGTCAGGGGTGAAGTCCTGCCGTTTCCCATCGGGGAGCAGCGCCAGAACCAGACGGGCAACTTCCAGAGGACACAGCGGATGCTGGTGAAAGAATCGCTCAATCTGGCGAATGACGGAAGCCGTCTGAGCGTTGCCCGGGCAACGCTCGGCCAGTGATGCGTGGCGAACGTCTTTGGCCCCGATCAACGCCAGGACGAGCAGAGCGAGCAGTTCCACCTGATTTTTGCGGTAGGCCGGGAAGTGAGAGACGAAACACAGCGTCAACGATTTCAGAGCAGCGGGAGACGCGCTCTGTTCTCGCGTGCTAGACGACAGATTTCAAGCCCCTCGAAAACTGTCGGGTACTGAGCGGATTTCGGTCGCCGGGCGCTTTTGAGGAACAAGCTCCCATCCCAAACTGGCACTCCGCAAAGGTGTTGCGATTTCAGATCGCGCTTGCCTTTTACACTGGAGCATGAGCGACCCAAACCTTGGGAGCCAGGTGCCCAGACCGCCTTTCCCTTCGGACCGTCTGATCGGGCGAGCGGATGACTTAAAGCTTGCGCTCGCTCTGCTCGCCCAGCCGCACGTGCGTCTGCTCACCGTACGGGGACCAGGAGGAATCGGCAAAACTCGATTCGTCTTGGAACTCGCTCACACCCTTACGCCGCAATTCGAGCTTGGGGTTGTATGGATAGACCTTGTGTCACTACGCGACCCCGCGGAAGTGTTGCCAGCGATTGCGCACGCACTCGGTGTACAGGGATCTGAGGGACTGTCCGCACGCATCGGTTTACGTGGTCTGCTGCTTGTTCTCGACAGCTTCGAACACCTCATCGGTGCGGCCACCGACCTGGCTGCCCTCCTCGCGCAGGCCCCCCACCTGCGTGTCATCATTACCAGCCGTGTGGTACTGAAACTGCATGGTGAGCAGGAATTCCCGCTCGGCCCACTTTCGACGAGAAAAACGGAAGCTCGTGCGCTCAGCCCGGCGGCCGAGCTGTTCGTGGAACGCGCTCGGGCGATCGACCCACGCTTCTGCTTAACGCCGCGCATCCAAACGTTGGTGACACGGATATGCGAACAGCTCGACGGCCTGCCGCTGGCATTGGAACTCGCCGCCGCGCGACTGCGCGTCGTGGAGCTTGACGGCCTGATTGAGTGGCTCGACCGGTCCCTTGACACGCTGGCTGACGGGCCTATCGACAGTGCGCCGCATGCGGCATCCATGCGCGCAACGCTCCAATGGAGCGTGGATCTGCTTACGGTGGAAGAACGTACCGTGTTCGGTACCTGCGGCGTGTTCATCGGTGGCTTCACACTCTCCGCCTTGGCCGCCGCCACGCAACGACCGGACGTGTGGGTACTGCTGACCCGGCTGGCCGAGCATAGCCTTGTGCACCCCACCCATCCCATGACAGGACATGAATCGCGCTGGGTGATGCTCGAACCAGTGCGGGCATACGCAGCTGAATACCTAGAAACCAGCGGTGGTGAGGAGGTGCGAGACCGTCACGCTGATTACTTCCTTGCACTGCTGGAGCGTTGCCAAGTGCAGGTCAATGACCTTACGGCCACCTCATTGAGCGTTCTGAGGACTGAGGACGCGAATATGCATGCAGCCTTGCTGCATTTTGTGTGTAGAGGCCGGTGGCAGGAGGCATGGCGCATGCTGGCCGACGTGCTCACCACGTACTGGCATGTGACGGGCTTTCACGCCAGCCCTCGGCGCTTCATCCTCGACATGGTGTACGGCGCCATCAACCTCGCTGCTCCCGAGCAGCGTCGTTTTGCTCAAGCAACGCTCGGCGCACTCGTTGTCCACGATCAGCACGATACGCGGCGGGTTGATCAAGCCATCCGTGGCCTGCAAGACAGCATTGAGGCGTTCCACGAGCAGGGCGACGGGTCATCCGAGGCTTATGCCCTCAGTTGTCTTGTGAAACTGCTTATCGACTGTCATCAGGCTGAGCATAGCCTCCAATACTTTGAGCGCTTGCGAGACCTGCCGTTCACACGTGAGCATACGGCCTTTCGCGCAAATGTGTTGCATAACCTCGGCGTGACCTACAGCATCCTAGAACGGTATGGGGCGGCCCTCCAGCACCTCGAGGCCTCGCGCACGCTCAAGGAGGAACTGCATGACGTGGCCGGACTCGCGTGGACAGCGCAGGCCCATGCCTGGATTGCATACCGCACGAATGCTCCGGAAACGGCATGGACGCAGGCAACGACCGCGTGGCGCTGGCTGCACGACGTTCAGGACGTGAACCTCATGTCCCGACTCCTGCGATTGTTCGCCTTGCTCGGAGGCCCTTCCGAGCAAGGCGAGTGGACGGTTCGCCTGCTGGCCTACGACAGGCACTTGCGGTCCACAACCGGACAGGCGATGGACGCGCGTTATGCGGGCCCCATCGCAGAACTGCGCGATCGCCTCTACGCTCAGCTGGGTTCAGTGGCTTTCGACAACATCTGGCATGCTGCAGGCGAGGACGACGCGCCCAGGGTGCTACAGGCTGTCGACGAGTGGCTCCGCGACAGCCCAAAGTCGCGGGCGGTGTCTGACCCCACGAACAGCCTCACTCCGCGTGAACGAGACGTACTTCGAGCCCTGGCGCAGGGCGCAACCGATAAGAAGATAGCGCAGCAGTTGGGAATCAGTGCCGGCACGGTCAGCAAGCACGTGACGAACATGCTCGGAAAACTGGACCTACGTAACCGCGTGGAACTTGCCCGCTGGGCAGCGCAGCACCACCTCGAGGGTTGACCCCCAAAACTCCCCATCCGGATAGCGGCCCGGATGGGGCATTCTACCGTGGCGCGGGCACGATACTCGGCCCTAAGGTGAGGCATCAGGAATGCGCCGACGCCCAGCAATGCTTTTCGTGCTGGCGCTCATAAGGAAGCCTGCGGAGGTGCGGCTGATGCCCAGGGGTTGGGCTGCTGGCCTGGAGGACAACATGATCCGCCTGCGTTTCCTCATCTATGCTCTGCTGGCCGCGTCTTGGTTCGCCATTTCGGCTCTCACGCCTCTCTTTCCTGGTCGGTTGGCGACGACAACCGCCGAGGTGAGTGCAGCGGGTTCGGCGAACGTGCCGGATGGCTGCGCCTTCACCCTGCCGCAAGTGTGGCTGGACGGCACGCCACTCACGTTTCCACACGGCGCGCGGCACTTGAATATCAGGGATGCCATCAGCGTGGAGATGACCAGCCTCACGGCTTGGCATGCACCTCCACTCGCGGCGCTGCTGAAGGCGGAACGCGAGGTGGCGCGGCGCGATCCTGGCATATCAGTTACAGTCCTACACCGCTCAGCGAGGTCGTTCGTGCTGCGGTTCGAACGTCCCATCATGCGCGAGGTGCGCTACCTGGCAAAAGTACGCAGTGCGGACGGCAGGACACTGTGCCAGCTGGACGTCTATGAGTACGACCATGATCCCGACGTTGTCAGCCTCGCGCAGGCCTTGCTCTCCTCCTTTACTGCCTACGAGCATGCTGAGCTCACGGTGCTGCGCTGATGGTCCAATTCGGTAGAACGCTGAAAATAGGGTTCTGAAAGGCAGTCCTTAAAGCGCTCACGAGCTTGCGCGGTCACCTTCATGGATTGTCGCCATGGACCAACGCCGTTTAGGGCCTGGGGTTGATAGGGCAAACGAGCGTGTTGAGCGCATAAAAGGGAGACGATATGGCTAGATACTCAGTAGCTGACCACTTCGTTTTTGGCCGCCCCAGACGACGGGAAGGTCACCTTCCGGGGCGCCGGCCATCACGTGCTCGTGGTCTAGAACGGCGCCGGTTTCCATGTCCCTGCCACGCAGGGACAGCCCCCAGGGATCCAGACCGTCACCCTGCCACCCTCTGCCCCAGAGTTGCAGCCCGCCGAGCGGCTCTGGGCGCTCACTGACGCCACCGTGGCCAATCGAGCATTCGACACCCTGGACGACTTCTCGGAGGTGCTGGCCGAACGTTGCACCTGGCTGAAACACAGCCGGACCTCCTCACCCAGCACACCCTCTTCCACTGCTGGCCTCTATCAACCAACTAATCGGAGTCCGTATGATATGTGGCGCACCCAGGACGCCGGCACGGTCTTCCCCCTTTTTCTTCGATTCTCTGGCCGACTGAGCAATAACAACAGGACGCAGATCTTAGCTGCGTCCTGTCAGAGATGGACCTGAGATCAGGAATTGAACCTGCGGGGCCAGTGGCGCTCCCAACGAGCCGCCCCGGACAGGGAAGCCGTGAATAGGGCTCGAACCTGTGTCCGGCCGGAGAAGGAGCCGACCGCTCTACCAGTGAGCTATCACGGTTTCCCATCCGAGTATGCCCGTACGGGGGGCTTCAGGCATCCGTCATTCGGCGCAGGGGCCGTCCGCTGAACACGCCCCGTTGACGCAGCCACAAGGCCAGACTTGAGCTGTACACACTCACGCCATGTACCAGTTCCGGCCGCTCGTCTCCGGATCGACGCCCGTCTCCAGACAGACCTGACGCACGATCTCACGTGTGCAGGGCGCTTCCCCGGATAGAGCCATCCATGGCAGGGACAACTGCGCCCAGACACGTGTGTTCGAGTCCAGCTCACCGCCGCTATGCCGGTGCCACCAGGCCACGTCTGCCGCTATCAGGCGCGTGGCCTTGCCGGGGCAGACCGCGTCCAGGACCTCGTCCAAGTCCAGGGCATACAACAGGTTCATCCAGCCGTCGCGCGTACGGTTCCATGCCCCCGCCAACAGGTTCCAGGTGCTGCTTCAGTGTAGATGGCACCAGGGTGGAGGAGCAGTGCCTGATGATGGAGGCCGCGCAAGCCATTTAAGGCAGTCGAGCTGGAGATCCCCAGGGCGCAGTCGCGACCTGGTGTCACTGCGTTCCAGGCCCTTCGTCGACGGTCTACCATCAATGCAGATGATGTCAGAATGCTGTGCTGGACGGGGTTGACTGTGCGAGCGAGGCTGATCCAGTGTGTGCTGCCCCGCCTGCGGTCTGGCGGGGCAGGAGGCTTCATGACGCAGTCCGAAGACCAGTTGAATCTTCACGCCGCCCGTCTCTACCTCACCCGCCTGCTGCCTCACCTGGCCCCGTTTACCCAAAGGGAGTTGCAGGGCCTTACGCTCAAGGCTGGCCTGTGGTCCCTGTACCGCCAGACCCAGCCAGCCGAGCCGAGGCTCACGGATCACCTGCAGGCCCATGCTCGACTCCTGCGGGGCTACGGCAGCGAACTTGACCGCCTGGAAGCTCAGCACCTGCGTCAGGCAGACCGTCGCGCCACACCGCCGCTGCTTCCCAGTGGAGAGGACGTCAGCTCTCTCCCTCCAAACCTCGGCCTGGAGGAGATGCAGCGGCTGGCCCATCGGCTGGATCTGCCGTGGTTCACCCGCCAGCCCATCACCCGGGCCAAAACCCAGGTCAGTTACCGGGTCACTCGTTCTTTTGAGCGTGCCCTGCAGGACGCCTGGA encodes:
- the dbpA gene encoding ATP-dependent RNA helicase DbpA; protein product: MLNFGGLQHMNSKPFTILPLKTSLLANLATLGYHQMTTIQEKSLPHVLKGRDLIAQAKTGSGKTAAFGLGILSKLDPASFAIQGLVLCPTRELADQVAGELRRLARAEGNIKVLALTGGTPLRPQVASLEHGAHIVVGTPGRLRDHLGRGTIDLAHVHTLVLDEADRMTDMGFYDEIAGIVRACPRQRQTLLFSATYPDDIRQATRSFLNNPAEVIVEAQHAGDQIEQRFYAVEFDERDAAVGRLLRYFRPASALVFCNTRAHCRELAEELHAQGFSALALHGDLEQRERDEILVLFANRSCSVLVATDVAARGLDIADLDAVIIADVSRDTEVHIHRVGRTGRAGATGLALTLCAPNEKKWVGLIEEYQNAPIHWHALDDLAPDSAGAATAPMVTLCIMGGKKDKLRPGDVLGALTGDLGLSKEQVGKINVTESTTYVAVDRHAVDQAFRRLNDRNMPGRDVGTIKGRRFRMRLIKV
- a CDS encoding trypsin-like serine protease, producing MFTVLVGLLALSACSSSPPVTRDVLLDPQITKGGDLDGQGHPYVGLMIAQDKNGAPLFRCSGTLIDSTHYLTAGHCTDGAEHVEIWFDAGPIPVDAGYRAAILAGKTPAEACNIVRTDALADSGYPCVGQASGKAYTHPDFYSGPFYLNDLGMVVLDSAYATPGNQYGKLPQLNILDTLATNLGKNRVTFTTVGYGLQEAYPDPAAWKDVAIRQRMVAQPKLIRLNPVYMTLSNNSNTGGTCFGDSGGPNFIGDSNVVGGVTSFAINPTCAGTSGVYRVDRPDDLAWLATFGLTP
- a CDS encoding MerR family transcriptional regulator; this translates as MVSDPRERALYTIGQFAKFTGFPVKTLRYYDEVGVLKPAFVDSDTGYRSYTEAQRKQMHFLAQLHVLDLTVEMLRDFMRDPTLEHQGALIDWKIAQLEQEIRDRQQGLESLKRVRAYPWSGQQYEVIAEERSSRSWACVHYVTQMKGFEKDREQAFRTVRAFLTRRGVTPAGSPMVFSLPIQDMRGVHKGVEVYAGFELTDPVPAEGEVLVGTTPSGFWYGVKHTGPYEHIWHVMTMLFEHLQRSGVRVQRGAGEFLQQEVFHVGPWDTAEAGRWVTDVRWLVRPDDSGCVVPRVLGGRGSDSG
- a CDS encoding ATP-binding protein produces the protein MSDPNLGSQVPRPPFPSDRLIGRADDLKLALALLAQPHVRLLTVRGPGGIGKTRFVLELAHTLTPQFELGVVWIDLVSLRDPAEVLPAIAHALGVQGSEGLSARIGLRGLLLVLDSFEHLIGAATDLAALLAQAPHLRVIITSRVVLKLHGEQEFPLGPLSTRKTEARALSPAAELFVERARAIDPRFCLTPRIQTLVTRICEQLDGLPLALELAAARLRVVELDGLIEWLDRSLDTLADGPIDSAPHAASMRATLQWSVDLLTVEERTVFGTCGVFIGGFTLSALAAATQRPDVWVLLTRLAEHSLVHPTHPMTGHESRWVMLEPVRAYAAEYLETSGGEEVRDRHADYFLALLERCQVQVNDLTATSLSVLRTEDANMHAALLHFVCRGRWQEAWRMLADVLTTYWHVTGFHASPRRFILDMVYGAINLAAPEQRRFAQATLGALVVHDQHDTRRVDQAIRGLQDSIEAFHEQGDGSSEAYALSCLVKLLIDCHQAEHSLQYFERLRDLPFTREHTAFRANVLHNLGVTYSILERYGAALQHLEASRTLKEELHDVAGLAWTAQAHAWIAYRTNAPETAWTQATTAWRWLHDVQDVNLMSRLLRLFALLGGPSEQGEWTVRLLAYDRHLRSTTGQAMDARYAGPIAELRDRLYAQLGSVAFDNIWHAAGEDDAPRVLQAVDEWLRDSPKSRAVSDPTNSLTPRERDVLRALAQGATDKKIAQQLGISAGTVSKHVTNMLGKLDLRNRVELARWAAQHHLEG